The DNA segment ACGGCCTGTTCGGCATGTTCCGCGGCCAGTTCCTGCATGTGCCGGCGTTCTTGAAGGGCCTGGAGAGCACGCATGTTCACCGATGGATTGCGCTGCAAACGGATCAGCGTCAGGGTGAGTTTCAGTATCAGCCAACCAAGTATCCCTACGAAAAGCAGCCCGAACCCGCCCGCGATCCAGTTGAACGGTATCGGCAAGGCTCTGATGTCGTCAACTGCCGCGGCGGCCTGAAAAACGAGGAAGAGTCCGAGCACGGCCACCACTGCACACCCACCCCAAGTCAGGGCGCGACGGATGCCGGGAGGCAGCGCGAAATTCGCGGGTGGTTGCAGTTCCTTCTCGAACTGCCGCCGCAAAGCCTCGTCTTCCAGGCGTCTTGTCTCCTCGATCTCCTGGTCGCTCAACACCCTGGCCTCGTCCATCCTGGCTCCGGGTGTGTCCAACGGTGGGTCATTCCGTGTCAGTTCCGGTGAGTCTGTCGTCGTGGTCTCGGCATTCAGGTTCGCGGGCGGTTGCGGTTCCATCTCGAACGGATGCGGCGACGCATCGCGGTCCAGGTGTTTCGTCTCCTCGATCTCTTGATCGCTCAACACTCTGGCGTCGTCCATCCTGGATAGGGGTGTGCCCAACGGTTGGTTGCCCTGCCTACGTTCAGATAAGTTCCTGGTCGTTTTCTTCGTATCCATTGCCAACCCTCGCTACATTGCGACGAAGTCGAAAACGGCGTCCAGATTGCGATGCCTGGGAGGCTTTTGGATGTTACGCGGTGAACGAGCTGCCACTCTACGGAACCGGTAGCAATCCGGTCCCCACTCGTCCGGCCATTCATCTGGCAGCGCGGACACGGGAAATTCCACCCATGGTCGTTCTCTGTCATAGTCCACCACCGCACGCAGCCTGCTCTCGCCCATCTGAATGGTCGAGATGCATGCGCTGCAGTCAAACCACCTTATCTCCACACTGGGCAACAGGTCCTTTACGCGCCGGGTCATGCTGCGCAACAAGGACTTCAAGCGATCCTTCTTCAGATCGTCTTCCCTCACGAGGTCGGATTTCGTAGCCACAAACGCGACCCGCTGCACCGCCGAAGACCAGAGTCTCAATTTCCGAAATATGTTGAGTACCCGGTGGATGGACGAATGCCTCTGCATGCTTTCGAACAAAGCCAAGAGGACCGCGCAATTGTCGTTGTAACGATCGACTCCGCCGGCAAGCAGCGATGTGATGTCCACCGTCACGATCACGCCTTGAGCGTCGGTCACATTGCCGAAAGTTGGCATGACGAACTCCTTTCGGTAACGTTTGTAGTGCGTCTGCATGGCTTGCGCCAACCCGGAATTCTCGTTCAACATGCTTGTCGGTAGCGGGGCGAACTGACTCGACGCATCCAAACCGCACAAGCGCTGTTCCGCCAACGCCTCGGGATTCTCGCCGTCTGCCTCACCGCCATGGCGATCCAACATGAATATGGATGGCGATACCAGGATGCGGCAATCCCGTGCATAGCGCGCCAAAAGCAACTTGTAGCTGTGAGCGATCTGCTGCAACCGCGGGTCGAAATTCTCGACACCGTTCTGCGACCGGTTTGTGGACGCCGCGAGGATGTTCCCCAACTCTTGCTCGAAAGCATGGGCGGCGCCCCGGTGAGAGGAGTCTGCGGCGAATTGTGAAAACATGTAGCGGGACCAAGTTGCGTAATCGTCGTACAGCGCGATCCCCGCGTCTGCGATACGTTCTCCGGGGAAGTCGACGAATTCCACTTGTCGTGCTCTTGATCGATCAGAGCGTTTGAAAGTGCATATGTAACGATGGGTATCGGTCGTTTTGGTTGGCCAATTCCCGTTTTCGCTGGACATGAGACTTCGAAAGCGGTCAAACGGAAACGTCGATGCGGCCCGAACTTCGCGAAACTGTGTGATCCGCACGTTGTTTTCGAGGTGAAATAGGGCATTCTCGAATTCGTGCAATTGCCATAACAAGGAGGTCAAGAAGGAAGTCTTGCCGCTTTGAGCCAAGCCAGTTATGGCAATCTTTCTCTTTGCTGTCAGACCGTATGCCATGTCGTAGCACTCCTTTCATGCATGTCTGGCATCTCTTGGGGTGGAAACGTCCCTGTGGCAGCCGGCCGGGGCGCCGCTCGGTTCCTGCTCTCAAGGAGCGCCGGGCAGCGGCAGGGCAGCAACTCGACGGGCCGGCATGATCCCGTCTGGACGCCAACGTGACC comes from the Deltaproteobacteria bacterium genome and includes:
- a CDS encoding YcjF family protein, with amino-acid sequence MSDQEIEETKHLDRDASPHPFEMEPQPPANLNAETTTTDSPELTRNDPPLDTPGARMDEARVLSDQEIEETRRLEDEALRRQFEKELQPPANFALPPGIRRALTWGGCAVVAVLGLFLVFQAAAAVDDIRALPIPFNWIAGGFGLLFVGILGWLILKLTLTLIRLQRNPSVNMRALQALQERRHMQELAAEHAEQAVRELRIYLENYQLDNHAHRRLRALGLTDDEWDDLRYARRSLLANDEPLPSDQWLSEFRVQFQSILDRRAEDRVKQYATRVGVGTALAPKAVIDSAVVLYACVALIKDLTFLYRLRPAPGQTATILTRSIAVTYLGGLSQDAGEAIADSLRSEVNEYLTQALAVAATKVTEGAVNAALLWRLGKRAITFLQPVQPTD
- a CDS encoding YcjX family protein, which produces MAYGLTAKRKIAITGLAQSGKTSFLTSLLWQLHEFENALFHLENNVRITQFREVRAASTFPFDRFRSLMSSENGNWPTKTTDTHRYICTFKRSDRSRARQVEFVDFPGERIADAGIALYDDYATWSRYMFSQFAADSSHRGAAHAFEQELGNILAASTNRSQNGVENFDPRLQQIAHSYKLLLARYARDCRILVSPSIFMLDRHGGEADGENPEALAEQRLCGLDASSQFAPLPTSMLNENSGLAQAMQTHYKRYRKEFVMPTFGNVTDAQGVIVTVDITSLLAGGVDRYNDNCAVLLALFESMQRHSSIHRVLNIFRKLRLWSSAVQRVAFVATKSDLVREDDLKKDRLKSLLRSMTRRVKDLLPSVEIRWFDCSACISTIQMGESRLRAVVDYDRERPWVEFPVSALPDEWPDEWGPDCYRFRRVAARSPRNIQKPPRHRNLDAVFDFVAM